The sequence CTGGTCTATCACGCATACCGTGCAGTGCTGCCACTATCCCTCTTTTTGTTGTTTCTTTAGCGATTTTTGTTGCAAAAGAAATTTCTTCGCCAAGGTATTTTAAGTTTCTGGTAGCAAATAAATTACGGATGCTAGTCTTGGTATATACTGTTTTATTCGAGCGAACTAAATTTATGGCGCGTAAACGGTCTGCTTTTTTTTCTTCACTATCTGCGTAAGCCGTGCTGTGAAATAAACAAAGTCCTTTTAAATTATCAGGAAAGAGATCGGCGAAGGCAAGTCCCACATATCCTCCCATACTATGACCAACAATCACATACTTTTTTAATTTTAAACTATCCATCACCACTTTCACGCATTTGGCCATGAGCTCCATGCTGTGCACATAGCCGTAGCACGGACTATTACCGTGACCGGGCAGATCGATTGCTATAACACGGTAAGACTTTGTAAGATCATCTGCTGTCGTTTTCCAGATTTCATGTGAGCCTAAAAACCCATGCAGGAGAATGACCACTCTGCCCTTTCCTCTATCGGAAAAGGTTATTTTTTCTTTCTTAAAAAAAGCGGTTTTAAGCACAAAGATCTTCTTAATTCTTGCCTTAAAGTAATAAAGAAAAATTTATCCCATAAAAAATCTTTACAAACTATTAAGATGCCGGAAGGCAATGATCAATAGCAGCACCAGGGGTTGCCCCAGATATACTGATGAACCTGGCCAGCTAGGTTCTCTGAAATAAGGCAAAAAAAGCTCTTAAAGAACCGTTTTTTATCTATAAATCAAGCTTTTTCAGCTTTTAAGCCTATACACTTCTATAAATTAGGCTTAAGCTGCATACCTTATTTAGGGTATACTTGACTTTTTATTAATTCCTTAACTTTGAGGTATATGATATTATCCCTCGCAGATCTAAAAAAAGGACAAAAGGCTATGGTGAAATCCTTCACCAATGATGCTTTGAGTTCAAAATTGATTGAAATGGGCTGTATGCCCGGCGAATCTTTTATTCTTTCAAGGATAGCACCCCTGGGTTGCCCGCTTGCGATTAACATTGCGGGTTACGAATTGAGCTTACGCAAAGAAGAAGCAGCCTCGGTGTTGATTGAATTAGTCGCTTAATCATTTTTGCCTCCTTTAAAACAAAATACTCATCTAAAGATTGCTCTTTTGGGTAATCCCAATGCAGGTAAGTCCAGCTTATTTAACGGACTTACAGGTTTAAATCAAAAAACAGGAAATTACGCCGGTGTAACTGTAGACCGCCAGGAAGGGACCACAAGCTTTTCGCTGAGTGATCGGAAATTTACTTTTTCCATAATTGACTTGCCAGGCATATACAGCTTGTTCCCAAAATCCAATGACGAGGAAATAGCTTGCAAGACCTTACTTGACCCGAAAGAAAAAATTGATGTGATTGTGATTGTTGCCGATGCTACAAATTTAAAACGCAATCTTTTACTGGCCACGCAACTTATCGATCTTAAATTTAAAACAGTTGTTGCTTTGAGTATGATGGATGAGGCAGAGAGCCAGCATGTTCTTATTGACATTAAAGGTCTTGGTGAAACCCTTGGCGTGGAGGTATTACCCGTGGATTCACGTCACCACGTTGGTTTTTCTAAGTTAAAGGAAGCCATTGTTTCTGCTCAGGCAAGTAATAGTTTTTTTTATGATTTAAATGCCCCTTTTTTACAGAAAGAACATACTTACAAGGAATTTATTGAGGCCTCTTTAAAAGATAAAACCGGCACTCAGGCGCTTGAAAATGCTGATAAGATCTATCGCTTCAACACCATTAATTACATGGTGGCGCGTTATGTAAAAAGTCCCGAGCAATTATCACGTAAAGAAATTACTTCCAAGATCGATGCAATTACCACGCACAGAGTTTTTGGTTATGTTATTTTACTTGCCGTTTTATTCTTAGTTTTTCAGTTTATATTTTTCATTTCAGAAACACCTATGAATTGGATTGAAAGTGTGTTTCTGAATTTTGCCGATTATGTAAAAAACCACTTGCCACCCGGCCAATTAAATGACCTGCTTGTAAATGGCGTTATCGTTGGCATTAGTGGTGTAGTGATGTTTGTTCCACAAATTGCATTTCTGTTTCTATTTATTGGTTTTCTCGAAGACTCAGGCTATATGGCGCGTGCGAGCTTTATCATGGACAAGGTGATGCGTCGTTTTGGATTAAATGGAAAATCCGTCATCCCACTGATCAGTGGAACAGCCTGCGCAGTGCCATCTATTATGGCAACACGTTCTATCTCGAATTTAAAAGAAAGGCTGATCACCATTTTTATTTTACCACTCATTAGCTGTTCGGCGCGACTTCCGGTTTACACTTTACTTATTGCAGTGCTTTACCCGGACAGTAAATTTTTAGGCGTTTTTAATTCGAAAGGCTTAGTACTCTTTTTATTATACATGCTTGGCTTTGTCGTAACCCTTTTAACCGCCTGGGTTTTAAAGCGTGTTGTGAAGATTAAAGAAACATCTTTTTTTGTAATGGAACTTCCTGTATACAGATGGCCTCAGCCTAAAAATATTGGGATTATGGTTTACACGAAAGTGAAAGTTTTTATCAGGGAAGCAGGAAAAATAATCCTGGCGATCTCTATAGTGCTATGGTTTTTAAGTTCGCATGGCATAAGCAAAACTTACAAAGCATTAGAGGCGCAAAAAACAGCTTTGGAAAATTCTGCGCCATCACAAGAAAACACAACTCTTTTAAAGAAAATTGAAACTCAAAAATTAGAACATTCATTTATTGGAAATCTCGGTCATGTAATAGAACCTGTTATTCGTCCACTTGGTTTTGACTGGAAAATTGGCATTGCTCTTATTACTTCCTTTGCAGCCCGCGAAGTTTTTGTAGGAACAATGGCAACCATCTATCAAAATGAAGATGATCAAAATACAGAGGGTATCAAACAAAAATTGCTTAACGAAAGAGATGAATATGGCCATGTAAAATACACAGCTGCTGTATGCTGGTCTTTACTTTTGTTCTATGCTTTTGCTATGCAGTGCATGAGTACTATCGCCGTTGTTAAACGCGAAACCAAAAGCTGGAAATGGGTTTTTGCTCAACTTGCATTTATGTCAATACTCGCCTATTCCTCTGCATTCGCGGCGTACCAGCTTCTTTCTTAAATTGTTTCACAACAACCGTCTTGTAAAGGATCACCTGTTAATGCAGGATCATCATTTAATGTTAAGTTAACATTGATTTGGCTTAGGCTTAAACTTAAAAGTTAAACTTTACTTTCTGTGATGAGTGTGAACCGGTCAGCCATAATTTTTGTAGATAATTCTATTAACGGAATTTTTAAAACCGTGGAGGGCCTAAAGCGCAGCTTCGAATCAATTTCTATTTTTAACCAGGAAAAAGATTTCCTGGAATTTCTCGAAACCAACCGGGCAGATGTTATTTTTTTAAATCTTGATCTTCAACCCAACGATGCCGTTGCGCTTTGTAAAGAGATCCGCCAACGTAATTTTGAAGCTAATCCGTTCATTGTTATTTATACGGATAAGCAGGATGACTTCGTACAAGAACTTGCCTTTAATTCGGGTGTGGATTCTTTTATTAATTTCCACAACAAAGTTTCGGTAATGGAATTGTTTCTCAAAAATCTGTTACGGAGACGCGTAAAAATTAAGGACGATCTTAAAAGAGAAGTTGTTATAGATAACGAACGCTACCTGATTTTTAAAAATGGTGTAGCTTTCCAATTGCCCCGCAAAGAATTTAAACTCTTCGAATTACTTTATAACAGCTCTGAGAAGTTCTTCAGTAAAACTGAAATTGCCTCCAGCATCTGGAACGATGAAACCATAGCCAACAAACGTACAATCGACGTTCACGTTTATAATATCCGTCAATTTTTCGGCAAACGCATCATTCAATCACAAAAGGGAAAAGGTTACAGGATCAACAAAAAACTTATAGGTTAAACACCAAGTTTTATTCCTAATCCAATACGTGTAAAAAAATATTGTGTTGGCCAGAACATGGTTCTATCATAGCTTATATTCATACCTGCCTGAACATTCATATAAAACTTTGTTCCAAAAAAATTCTTTGCAAAAAAACAAGGTTCAAAAGAAGTGTTTTGCTCAAATCCAGAAAAATCGTTGATTTGTTTCTTTGCGG is a genomic window of Sphingobacteriaceae bacterium containing:
- a CDS encoding alpha/beta hydrolase → MFLYYFKARIKKIFVLKTAFFKKEKITFSDRGKGRVVILLHGFLGSHEIWKTTADDLTKSYRVIAIDLPGHGNSPCYGYVHSMELMAKCVKVVMDSLKLKKYVIVGHSMGGYVGLAFADLFPDNLKGLCLFHSTAYADSEEKKADRLRAINLVRSNKTVYTKTSIRNLFATRNLKYLGEEISFATKIAKETTKRGIVAALHGMRDRPGRDIILGLVEYPIMMVIGEQDNVLPYAQLLEQTHLIKNKSVLYLEHDGHFGFLESSKIVNKELRKFLRKCF
- a CDS encoding ferrous iron transport protein A, with translation MILSLADLKKGQKAMVKSFTNDALSSKLIEMGCMPGESFILSRIAPLGCPLAINIAGYELSLRKEEAASVLIELVA
- the feoB gene encoding ferrous iron transport protein B, whose protein sequence is MPPLKQNTHLKIALLGNPNAGKSSLFNGLTGLNQKTGNYAGVTVDRQEGTTSFSLSDRKFTFSIIDLPGIYSLFPKSNDEEIACKTLLDPKEKIDVIVIVADATNLKRNLLLATQLIDLKFKTVVALSMMDEAESQHVLIDIKGLGETLGVEVLPVDSRHHVGFSKLKEAIVSAQASNSFFYDLNAPFLQKEHTYKEFIEASLKDKTGTQALENADKIYRFNTINYMVARYVKSPEQLSRKEITSKIDAITTHRVFGYVILLAVLFLVFQFIFFISETPMNWIESVFLNFADYVKNHLPPGQLNDLLVNGVIVGISGVVMFVPQIAFLFLFIGFLEDSGYMARASFIMDKVMRRFGLNGKSVIPLISGTACAVPSIMATRSISNLKERLITIFILPLISCSARLPVYTLLIAVLYPDSKFLGVFNSKGLVLFLLYMLGFVVTLLTAWVLKRVVKIKETSFFVMELPVYRWPQPKNIGIMVYTKVKVFIREAGKIILAISIVLWFLSSHGISKTYKALEAQKTALENSAPSQENTTLLKKIETQKLEHSFIGNLGHVIEPVIRPLGFDWKIGIALITSFAAREVFVGTMATIYQNEDDQNTEGIKQKLLNERDEYGHVKYTAAVCWSLLLFYAFAMQCMSTIAVVKRETKSWKWVFAQLAFMSILAYSSAFAAYQLLS